The following proteins are encoded in a genomic region of Streptomyces lunaelactis:
- the dnaB gene encoding replicative DNA helicase, with product MDDPWAPDGPGDRLPVSRQRRSDGRGGREDQHERGRESGGWDGSSPGFERVPPQDLDAEQSVLGGMLLSKDAIADVVEIIKGHDFYRPAHETVYTAILDLYAKGEPADPITVAAELVKRGEITRVGGAPYLHTLVQSVPTAANASYYAEIVHERAVLRRLVEAGTKITQMGYAADGDVDEIVNSAQAEIYAVTEQRTSEDYLPLGDIMEGALDEIEAIGSRSGEMTGVPTGFTDFDSLTNGLHPGQMIVIAARPAMGKSTLALDFARACSIKNNLPSVIFSLEMGRNEIAMRLLSAEARVALHHMRSGTMTDEDWTRLARRMPDVSQAPLYIDDSPNLSMMEIRAKCRRLKQRNGLKLVVIDYLQLMQSGGSKRAESRQQEVSDMSRNLKLLAKELELPVIALSQLNRGPEQRTDKKPMVSDLRESGSIEQDADMVILLHREDAYEKESPRAGEADLIVAKHRNGPTATITVAFQGHYSRFVDMAQT from the coding sequence TTGGACGACCCGTGGGCCCCAGATGGTCCTGGTGACCGTCTGCCCGTCTCCCGCCAGCGCCGCAGCGACGGTCGTGGTGGCCGCGAGGACCAGCACGAGCGGGGCAGGGAGAGCGGAGGCTGGGACGGAAGCTCCCCCGGTTTCGAGCGGGTGCCTCCCCAGGACCTCGATGCCGAGCAGTCCGTCCTCGGCGGCATGTTGCTCTCCAAGGACGCCATCGCCGATGTCGTGGAGATCATCAAGGGCCATGACTTCTACCGGCCCGCCCACGAGACGGTCTACACGGCGATCCTCGACCTCTATGCCAAGGGCGAGCCGGCCGACCCGATCACCGTCGCGGCGGAGCTGGTCAAGCGTGGCGAGATCACCCGCGTCGGCGGGGCGCCGTATCTCCACACGCTGGTCCAGTCGGTGCCGACCGCGGCCAACGCGTCGTACTACGCGGAGATCGTCCATGAGCGCGCGGTGCTCCGCAGGCTGGTGGAAGCCGGCACCAAGATCACGCAGATGGGATACGCGGCCGATGGCGACGTCGACGAGATCGTCAACTCCGCCCAGGCCGAGATCTATGCCGTCACCGAGCAGCGCACCAGCGAGGACTATCTCCCGCTCGGCGACATCATGGAGGGCGCGCTCGACGAGATCGAGGCGATCGGTTCGCGCAGCGGCGAGATGACCGGTGTGCCGACCGGCTTCACCGACTTCGACTCGCTGACGAACGGACTGCACCCGGGCCAGATGATCGTCATCGCGGCCCGTCCCGCCATGGGTAAGTCCACGCTCGCGCTGGACTTCGCCCGCGCCTGTTCGATCAAGAACAACCTGCCCAGCGTGATCTTCTCCCTCGAAATGGGGCGCAATGAGATCGCGATGCGTCTGCTGTCCGCCGAGGCGCGTGTGGCGCTGCACCACATGCGCTCCGGGACGATGACGGACGAGGACTGGACCCGGCTGGCCCGCCGGATGCCGGATGTCTCCCAGGCCCCGCTTTACATCGACGACTCCCCGAACCTCTCGATGATGGAGATCCGGGCCAAGTGCCGACGGCTCAAGCAGCGCAATGGTCTGAAGCTCGTCGTCATCGACTATCTGCAGCTGATGCAGTCCGGCGGTTCGAAGCGCGCCGAGAGCCGTCAGCAGGAGGTCTCGGACATGTCCCGAAATCTCAAGCTGCTGGCCAAGGAGCTCGAGCTCCCGGTGATCGCCCTCTCCCAGCTGAACCGTGGCCCCGAGCAGCGTACGGACAAGAAGCCGATGGTCTCCGACCTGCGTGAATCGGGATCCATCGAGCAGGACGCGGACATGGTCATCCTGCTGCACCGCGAGGACGCGTACGAGAAGGAGTCACCCCGCGCGGGCGAGGCGGACCTGATCGTGGCCAAGCACCGTAACGGTCCGACGGCGACGATCACCGTCGCCTTCCAGGGCCACTACTCCCGCTTCGTCGATATGGCGCAGACCTGA